In a single window of the Melioribacteraceae bacterium genome:
- a CDS encoding TIGR02757 family protein has protein sequence MKYSNRELLLKNKLNQHYKKFDFSQISPDPLEFPYRFKNPLDIEISAFISATFAYGNITQIITSLEKIHKVMGKSPHSFVMNFSKKDEAKFEGIVHRFYSSEDIVSLFKVLKIVYQNYGSLKFLFLLYYFEEEKNLKESISFFSCHMLDIASKICEVTPGVKFMFPSPHNNSPCKRVNLFLRWMVRKDALDFGLWNEIIPSKLIIPVDTHIARICTVLKLTKRKNISWLMVEEITENLKKYDPVDPIKYDFALCHIGMRNLKF, from the coding sequence TTGAAGTATTCAAATCGAGAGTTACTGTTAAAGAATAAACTTAATCAGCATTATAAAAAATTTGATTTCTCACAGATTTCTCCCGATCCGCTGGAATTTCCATACCGATTCAAGAATCCTCTTGATATTGAAATCTCAGCTTTCATTTCGGCAACTTTCGCATATGGAAATATCACACAAATTATAACGTCACTCGAAAAGATTCATAAAGTGATGGGCAAATCACCACATAGTTTTGTTATGAATTTTTCCAAAAAAGATGAAGCAAAATTTGAGGGGATTGTTCACCGGTTTTACTCTTCTGAGGATATAGTATCATTGTTCAAAGTTTTAAAGATTGTTTATCAAAATTACGGATCACTCAAGTTTCTTTTTTTACTCTACTACTTTGAGGAGGAAAAAAACCTTAAAGAATCTATCTCTTTTTTCTCATGCCACATGCTAGATATTGCATCAAAGATTTGTGAAGTAACTCCCGGGGTAAAATTTATGTTTCCCAGTCCTCATAACAATAGTCCATGCAAAAGAGTAAATTTATTTTTAAGATGGATGGTTAGAAAAGACGCGCTAGATTTTGGTTTATGGAATGAAATTATACCTTCAAAATTAATAATTCCGGTTGATACACATATCGCAAGAATTTGCACAGTTTTGAAGCTGACAAAACGTAAAAATATATCATGGTTAATGGTTGAAGAAATTACAGAAAACCTAAAAAAATATGATCCGGTTGATCCGATTAAGTATGATTTTGCCCTCTGCCATATAGGAATGAGAAATCTCAAGTTTTGA
- a CDS encoding pyridoxine 5'-phosphate synthase, which produces MRFCLNIDHIATLRNARGETQPDPVTFALMAEQYGVDGIVVHLREDRRHINERDVRLLRELITTKLDLEMAPVDSIIEIACDVVPELATIVPEKRQELTTEGGINVIDNIQQIRFAIERLHECKIPVSLFIEPDLDQIDAAVDINADFIEIHTGVYANSKSEEDRFDELEKIRIAAKHAKKLGLGVNAGHGLNYINMKEFIHIPDIDEVSIGHAVIARAVFVGVEQAIKEMINLTKK; this is translated from the coding sequence ATGCGCTTTTGCCTTAACATAGATCATATAGCTACTCTTCGAAACGCGAGAGGGGAAACACAACCTGATCCTGTAACATTTGCTCTTATGGCAGAGCAGTATGGGGTAGATGGAATTGTGGTTCATCTTCGTGAAGATAGAAGACATATTAATGAGCGTGATGTAAGATTACTGCGTGAATTAATTACAACTAAACTCGATCTTGAAATGGCTCCCGTTGATTCAATTATTGAAATTGCATGTGATGTGGTGCCTGAACTCGCGACCATCGTCCCGGAAAAAAGGCAAGAGTTAACAACCGAGGGGGGCATAAATGTAATTGATAATATTCAGCAAATAAGATTTGCTATAGAGCGGCTTCACGAATGTAAAATCCCAGTATCACTTTTTATTGAACCTGATTTGGACCAAATTGATGCCGCCGTTGATATCAATGCTGATTTTATTGAAATACATACCGGAGTATATGCTAATTCTAAATCTGAAGAAGATAGATTTGATGAACTGGAAAAAATTAGAATTGCCGCCAAACACGCAAAAAAATTAGGGCTGGGGGTAAATGCCGGGCATGGCCTCAACTATATCAATATGAAAGAATTTATTCACATTCCAGATATCGATGAAGTTAGTATCGGTCATGCAGTTATTGCTCGTGCTGTATTTGTTGGGGTGGAACAGGCAATTAAAGAAATGATAAATCTTACCAAAAAGTAA
- a CDS encoding PqqD family protein translates to MFKKKENFNLLELHPFKNSNYEENDGIIELLIPKFTNKFLVKYLVPKIKRKDFKVKLDDVGSAVWNLIDGNNSVAEIAVKLKAKFGPDFIQPEERVSKFLLELHKGNVINFKEFKKGV, encoded by the coding sequence ATGTTTAAGAAAAAAGAAAATTTCAATCTGCTCGAATTGCATCCTTTTAAAAATTCGAACTATGAAGAAAACGACGGCATTATTGAACTTTTAATTCCAAAATTCACTAATAAGTTTTTGGTGAAATATCTTGTTCCGAAAATCAAACGGAAAGATTTTAAAGTTAAACTTGATGATGTTGGCAGTGCTGTTTGGAACTTAATTGATGGCAATAATTCCGTTGCTGAAATTGCGGTAAAACTCAAAGCAAAATTTGGACCTGATTTCATTCAGCCAGAGGAAAGAGTATCAAAATTTTTGTTGGAATTACACAAAGGCAACGTTATAAATTTTAAAGAATTCAAAAAGGGAGTATAA
- the lat gene encoding L-lysine 6-transaminase — MNKSLPFKDVIKKSNSINPSNVHETLSRTMLADGFDLVLDLERSHGLTIVNHKSGDEYLDFFSFFASSPIGLNHPKLNTPEYHDEIYYAAMNKPSNSDIYTVEMASFVDTFSRIAMPDNFKHLFFIDGGALAVGNALKVAFDWKVRKNIQKGIKGEKGTQVIHFREAFHGRSGYTLSLTNTDPVKIDYFPKFNWPRISNPKITFPLHENLSTVIQSEEAAITEIFSAIKNNKDDIAALIIEPVQAEGGDNFFRKEFFEKLREITLEHEILLIFDEVQTGIGMTGKMWAFEHYVEPDIICFGKKVQICGLMTTNRIDEVEDNVFKKSSRINSTWGGNLVDMIRSKWNLQIIDEDNLVENSEVQGKYLLNKLYELQSEFPNLVFQARGLGLMCSFNMPNAEIRSKFLEELYRRKLIMLGCGKNAVRFRTPLIVNSEEIDRGIKIIRETLSSL, encoded by the coding sequence ATGAATAAGTCATTACCATTTAAAGATGTTATCAAAAAATCAAATTCAATCAATCCAAGTAATGTTCATGAAACGTTGAGCAGAACCATGCTTGCCGATGGATTTGACCTGGTACTCGATTTAGAGAGAAGTCATGGTTTAACAATAGTTAACCACAAGAGTGGCGATGAGTATCTCGATTTTTTCTCATTCTTTGCTTCATCACCTATTGGTTTAAATCACCCCAAATTGAACACTCCAGAATACCATGATGAAATATATTATGCGGCAATGAACAAGCCCTCAAACTCGGATATCTATACTGTTGAAATGGCAAGTTTTGTTGATACATTTTCAAGAATTGCAATGCCTGATAATTTCAAACATCTATTTTTTATTGATGGTGGCGCTCTTGCGGTTGGTAATGCGCTAAAAGTTGCATTTGATTGGAAAGTTAGAAAGAATATTCAAAAAGGAATTAAAGGTGAAAAAGGAACACAGGTAATCCATTTTCGTGAAGCTTTTCATGGTAGATCTGGTTACACTTTATCTCTAACTAATACTGATCCAGTTAAAATTGATTACTTCCCCAAATTTAATTGGCCAAGAATTTCTAATCCTAAAATTACATTCCCCCTTCATGAAAATTTGAGTACTGTAATTCAATCGGAAGAAGCAGCGATCACTGAGATTTTCTCCGCGATCAAAAATAACAAAGATGATATTGCCGCATTAATAATTGAGCCTGTTCAGGCAGAAGGTGGAGATAATTTTTTTAGAAAAGAATTTTTTGAAAAATTGAGAGAAATTACACTTGAGCATGAAATTCTTTTAATCTTTGATGAAGTGCAGACCGGTATCGGAATGACCGGGAAAATGTGGGCATTTGAACATTATGTTGAACCCGATATAATTTGTTTTGGTAAAAAAGTTCAGATATGCGGATTGATGACGACGAATAGGATTGATGAAGTTGAAGATAATGTTTTTAAAAAGTCGAGCAGGATAAATTCAACCTGGGGCGGAAATTTAGTTGATATGATCCGCTCTAAATGGAATTTACAGATTATTGATGAGGATAATTTAGTTGAGAATTCTGAAGTACAAGGAAAATATCTATTAAATAAACTGTATGAGCTTCAGTCAGAATTTCCAAATTTGGTTTTTCAAGCAAGAGGGTTAGGATTAATGTGTTCATTTAATATGCCGAATGCGGAAATCAGAAGTAAATTTTTAGAAGAACTATATAGAAGAAAATTAATAATGCTAGGGTGCGGCAAAAACGCTGTCAGATTCCGTACACCTCTTATTGTAAATAGTGAAGAAATTGATCGGGGAATAAAAATAATTAGGGAAACTTTATCATCATTATGA
- a CDS encoding MFS transporter: MTETQVHKPEPFALFRWVILFFISLAMFGNYYIYDSISPLADLLSKQLNFSDSDIGLLQGIYSVPNVIMVLIGGLIIDKIGTRISTFIFTVLCLVGAIITASFNDLTMMAVGRLIFGLGAESMIVAITTVIGRWFKGKQLSFAFGLNLTLARLGSFAALNSPTWAKSLYESYQLPLLISVGAGIIAIAAVIIYWGMDVYAERNYSLRPVPKQDKVMFRQIFSFSNSYWFVVLLCVTFYSGIFPFQTFAVKFFMEEHGVTREFGGFLSSMLTLSAMILTPLFGLMADYIGKRSLLMMFGSLLLVPVYLLMAYTQINLFIPMAMMGIAFSLIPAVMWPSVAIIVDESKLGTAYGLMTMIQNIGLASFNFIIGFANDFSGGYTMGMWIFSSLGFFGLLFSFLLRQSELGKGGHGLEEGIKQSK; the protein is encoded by the coding sequence TTGACCGAAACTCAAGTTCATAAACCTGAGCCATTTGCACTATTTCGATGGGTTATTCTCTTTTTCATTAGTCTGGCCATGTTTGGTAATTATTATATATATGATAGCATTAGTCCACTCGCCGATCTATTATCAAAACAATTAAATTTTAGTGACTCTGATATTGGGCTTCTGCAGGGTATTTATAGCGTCCCAAATGTAATTATGGTGCTCATCGGCGGATTGATTATTGATAAAATCGGTACCAGAATATCAACCTTTATTTTTACTGTACTGTGTTTAGTTGGAGCTATTATCACTGCTTCATTTAACGATTTAACAATGATGGCTGTGGGTAGATTAATTTTTGGATTAGGCGCAGAGTCCATGATTGTAGCTATTACTACAGTAATTGGAAGATGGTTTAAAGGGAAACAATTATCCTTTGCTTTCGGATTAAATTTAACACTAGCTCGGCTCGGTTCATTTGCCGCGTTAAATTCTCCAACATGGGCTAAAAGTTTATACGAAAGTTACCAATTGCCCCTTTTAATTTCGGTTGGAGCCGGAATTATTGCCATTGCGGCAGTTATAATTTATTGGGGAATGGACGTCTATGCTGAAAGAAATTATTCACTTCGACCCGTGCCTAAACAAGATAAAGTTATGTTTAGACAAATCTTTAGTTTCTCTAATTCATATTGGTTTGTGGTACTTTTATGTGTGACTTTTTATTCAGGTATATTTCCGTTCCAAACATTCGCTGTAAAATTTTTTATGGAAGAACATGGAGTTACCCGTGAGTTTGGCGGATTTCTTTCTAGCATGCTAACTTTATCTGCAATGATCTTAACACCATTATTTGGATTAATGGCCGATTATATTGGCAAACGTTCATTACTAATGATGTTTGGTTCGTTGCTACTTGTGCCAGTCTATCTTTTAATGGCATATACTCAAATAAATTTATTCATTCCGATGGCGATGATGGGAATAGCGTTTTCTTTAATCCCGGCGGTTATGTGGCCTTCTGTAGCAATAATTGTTGATGAATCAAAACTTGGAACTGCCTACGGTTTAATGACAATGATCCAGAATATTGGTCTTGCTTCATTTAATTTTATTATTGGATTTGCTAACGATTTTAGCGGCGGATATACTATGGGAATGTGGATCTTTTCATCACTTGGATTTTTTGGACTTCTCTTTTCATTTTTACTCCGGCAGAGTGAATTGGGAAAAGGGGGACACGGTCTCGAAGAGGGGATTAAGCAATCCAAATAA
- a CDS encoding aldehyde dehydrogenase family protein encodes MDFLKQLGINEENFGASTGINWFSTKDCGVINVHSPVDGKFIAKVYQCSEADYENVISQSHNAFVQWRNVPAPKRGEIIRQIGDKLREYKTPLGNLVSYEMGKSLQEGLGEVQEMIDICDFAVGLSRQLYGFTMMSEREDHRMYDQYHPLGVVGIITAFNFPVAVWAWNSALATVCGDSNLWKPSSKTPLCAIAVQNIIAPIIKQNNLPEGLFSLVIGKGSTIGERILNDKRIPLISLTGSTAIGKHAAEVISKRFGKTILELGGNNAIIISDNADLKIAIPAVVFGAVGTAGQRCTTTRRLIVHEDIYDRVKESLLKAYQSIKIGNPLDAKNNVGPLIDKGAVQEFLFALKKVVEEGGKILSGGKVLEGTGYESGCYVEPAIVEAENHFQIVQEETFAPILYLLKYSGEIQNAIKIQNDVVQGLSSSIFTNDLREAEEFLSQRGSDCGIANVNIGTSGAEIGGAFGGEKETGGGRESGSDAWKQYMRRQTNTINYGKKLPLAQGIKFDI; translated from the coding sequence ATGGATTTCTTAAAACAGCTCGGTATAAATGAAGAAAATTTTGGAGCATCGACCGGTATTAATTGGTTTTCCACAAAAGATTGCGGAGTTATCAATGTTCATTCTCCGGTGGATGGGAAGTTTATCGCTAAAGTTTATCAATGTTCAGAAGCTGATTATGAAAATGTGATTTCTCAATCCCACAATGCTTTTGTTCAATGGAGAAATGTACCTGCGCCGAAGCGAGGGGAAATTATAAGACAGATAGGGGATAAACTTCGAGAATATAAAACTCCACTAGGAAATTTAGTCTCGTACGAAATGGGAAAATCATTACAAGAAGGTTTAGGGGAAGTTCAGGAGATGATCGATATTTGCGACTTTGCAGTTGGATTATCGCGTCAACTCTATGGATTTACAATGATGAGTGAAAGAGAAGACCATAGAATGTATGATCAGTATCATCCTCTAGGTGTTGTAGGAATTATAACCGCGTTCAATTTCCCGGTTGCGGTTTGGGCATGGAACAGCGCACTTGCTACGGTTTGCGGTGATTCTAATTTATGGAAGCCTTCATCAAAAACACCACTATGCGCCATAGCTGTTCAAAATATTATTGCGCCAATAATCAAGCAAAACAATTTACCGGAGGGATTATTCTCTTTGGTAATAGGCAAAGGATCAACAATTGGGGAAAGAATATTAAATGATAAAAGGATTCCACTAATATCATTAACCGGTTCTACGGCAATCGGGAAACATGCGGCGGAAGTAATTTCGAAAAGATTTGGCAAGACAATTTTAGAATTGGGAGGGAATAACGCAATAATTATTTCTGATAATGCCGATCTGAAAATTGCCATTCCGGCAGTTGTATTTGGCGCTGTTGGAACAGCGGGACAACGATGCACTACTACAAGGAGATTAATTGTACATGAGGATATTTATGACAGAGTAAAAGAATCACTACTGAAAGCTTATCAAAGTATAAAAATTGGTAATCCACTCGATGCAAAAAATAATGTTGGACCCCTCATCGATAAAGGTGCCGTTCAAGAATTTTTATTCGCACTAAAAAAAGTTGTTGAAGAAGGGGGAAAAATTCTTTCTGGCGGAAAAGTTTTGGAAGGAACCGGATATGAATCTGGCTGCTATGTTGAACCAGCAATTGTTGAGGCTGAAAATCATTTTCAAATAGTGCAGGAAGAAACATTCGCGCCAATTCTTTATCTGCTCAAGTATTCGGGGGAAATTCAAAACGCGATTAAAATTCAGAATGATGTTGTACAAGGTTTATCCTCTTCAATATTTACAAATGATTTGAGAGAAGCGGAAGAGTTTTTATCACAGCGGGGCAGTGATTGCGGAATAGCGAATGTTAATATAGGAACATCCGGCGCGGAAATTGGGGGAGCATTTGGCGGTGAAAAAGAAACCGGCGGCGGTAGAGAATCGGGTTCAGATGCATGGAAACAATATATGAGGCGTCAAACAAATACAATTAATTATGGCAAAAAACTTCCACTTGCCCAAGGTATTAAATTTGATATTTAG
- a CDS encoding aminopeptidase: MKLSNLDRASIIAIRDCMGAKKGESVLVITDEAKKKIGYNLYKNALNLGHEALFVEMKSRQMHGEEPPKQVAELMKNFDVVLCPTAKSLTHTNARREASALGSRIATFPGITEDVMIRGLNADYHKIAELTIRLTDILTKTSTVKVTANNGTDITMDISGRKAIASKGLFHAKGESGNLPTGEAYLAPLEGKSNGVFVVDGSMAGIGVIKGKPIRIEVKDGFAVNVTGGAQAKKLDATLNKYGQLARNIAEFGIGTNHKTKLSGLLLEDEKVMGTIHIALGDNKSMGGTVNIPIHLDGVVKKPNVWFDGKLIMKSGKLLI, encoded by the coding sequence ATGAAATTATCAAATTTAGATCGCGCATCAATAATTGCAATTCGTGATTGCATGGGTGCTAAAAAAGGGGAATCAGTATTAGTAATAACCGATGAGGCAAAGAAAAAAATTGGTTATAATCTTTATAAAAATGCATTGAATCTTGGACATGAGGCATTATTTGTAGAAATGAAATCCAGGCAGATGCACGGGGAAGAACCTCCCAAACAGGTTGCCGAATTAATGAAAAATTTTGATGTAGTATTATGCCCCACAGCAAAATCATTAACCCATACAAACGCGCGAAGAGAAGCATCCGCTCTAGGGAGCAGAATTGCAACATTCCCCGGCATAACTGAAGATGTGATGATCCGCGGATTAAATGCCGATTATCATAAAATAGCGGAATTAACTATTAGGCTGACAGATATTCTCACAAAGACTTCAACCGTAAAAGTTACAGCGAATAATGGAACAGATATTACGATGGATATTTCTGGCAGAAAAGCTATCGCAAGTAAGGGTCTATTTCACGCAAAAGGGGAGAGCGGAAATCTTCCAACAGGTGAAGCCTATCTGGCTCCTCTCGAGGGTAAATCGAATGGTGTTTTTGTTGTTGATGGTTCAATGGCAGGTATTGGTGTAATAAAAGGGAAGCCAATTAGAATTGAAGTTAAGGATGGATTTGCCGTAAATGTAACAGGCGGGGCGCAAGCTAAAAAGCTGGATGCGACTTTAAATAAATATGGACAACTGGCACGTAACATAGCTGAGTTTGGAATTGGGACAAATCATAAAACAAAATTAAGCGGACTTTTATTAGAAGATGAAAAAGTTATGGGTACAATTCATATTGCTCTTGGTGATAATAAATCGATGGGCGGTACAGTAAATATCCCAATCCATCTTGATGGCGTTGTTAAAAAACCTAACGTCTGGTTCGATGGAAAATTAATAATGAAATCGGGTAAACTTTTAATTTGA
- a CDS encoding oligopeptide transporter, OPT family gives MAEEKKFIPYVSAESNMAEFTVRALIIGLIMSVVLGAANAYLGLKAGMTIAATYPAAVIGMALLRIMKGSILEENFARTVGSIGESVAAGAIFTLPAFLIAGVWTEFFTWTHYFEATAIMFVGGVVGILFVTILRRVMVEDKELPFPESVAASEIHKAGRGGQSGAKFLFGAMALGALIQVLKQLHFFAEKWEAFIAFAQKKIAIGTGSVDASGGSIISTPGVSPAYMGVGYIIGPQLASLNFAGGLLAWGLFVPMLLYFLGPELVASLQANGTTQITDETWIGLGNQVWRNIVRPIAIGGMLMSAAYTLFRMRKSLGAGLSRAIGDVKKAASGSATTESRTDKDMNFKWVFIGLLVASIFTFIIYNYFAQDILAALVATVVMIIAGFFFSAVSGYLVGLIGSSNNPISGLTISTLIIAALLMVIMGVKGMPGVAAVLGVAAVICVAAAVAGEMLQDLKVGHILGGTPWKMQVGDLFGILVSSAVMFFPLLILHEGDIKSGGTGLGGAAYPAPQASLMAILAKGIVGGDMAWPLIIVGVIMAIGFILVKVKSPMLVCVGMYLPLETTFAIFIGGVIKGILEKISERKKMNESQKSRIENNGVLLASGLIAGEALIGLIFALFAVIEWQTPSIFQNPSFIVSSVVFLVVGYLLIKTPLSNAGSPDEPAPPSVAH, from the coding sequence ATGGCGGAAGAGAAAAAATTTATTCCGTATGTATCAGCAGAATCAAACATGGCAGAATTTACAGTACGTGCGCTTATTATCGGCTTAATTATGTCGGTAGTATTAGGCGCGGCAAATGCTTATTTAGGATTAAAAGCCGGTATGACAATTGCGGCAACATATCCAGCCGCTGTTATCGGTATGGCTTTGTTACGAATAATGAAAGGATCAATTTTAGAAGAAAATTTTGCTAGAACTGTCGGTTCTATTGGTGAATCGGTTGCGGCCGGGGCAATATTCACATTACCTGCATTTTTAATTGCGGGAGTATGGACAGAGTTTTTCACATGGACCCACTACTTTGAAGCAACTGCAATTATGTTTGTGGGAGGTGTAGTTGGAATTTTATTTGTGACAATACTGCGCCGTGTTATGGTGGAAGACAAAGAACTGCCATTTCCCGAGTCTGTTGCCGCTTCCGAAATTCATAAAGCTGGAAGAGGCGGACAAAGCGGTGCCAAATTTTTATTTGGAGCGATGGCGCTTGGCGCTTTAATTCAAGTTCTGAAACAACTCCATTTCTTCGCTGAAAAATGGGAAGCATTTATTGCTTTCGCGCAGAAAAAAATTGCGATTGGAACCGGTAGTGTTGACGCTAGCGGCGGTTCAATTATTAGTACTCCTGGAGTAAGTCCCGCATATATGGGTGTTGGATACATTATAGGGCCTCAACTTGCATCTTTAAACTTTGCCGGTGGATTACTAGCATGGGGTTTGTTTGTTCCAATGCTTCTTTATTTTTTAGGACCTGAATTAGTAGCGTCCCTTCAAGCAAATGGTACAACACAAATTACTGATGAAACCTGGATTGGACTCGGAAATCAAGTTTGGAGAAATATTGTACGCCCAATAGCTATTGGCGGTATGTTGATGAGCGCAGCATATACATTATTTAGAATGAGAAAGAGTCTTGGTGCCGGATTGAGCAGAGCAATTGGCGATGTCAAAAAAGCAGCCTCAGGCTCTGCTACTACAGAATCACGTACCGATAAAGATATGAATTTCAAATGGGTATTTATTGGATTGCTCGTAGCTTCAATATTTACTTTTATAATTTATAATTATTTCGCGCAAGATATTCTCGCAGCTTTAGTTGCTACAGTTGTTATGATTATAGCGGGATTTTTCTTCTCAGCGGTTTCAGGTTATTTAGTTGGGTTGATTGGTTCAAGTAATAACCCAATTAGCGGATTAACAATTTCCACATTAATTATTGCCGCACTATTAATGGTGATAATGGGAGTTAAAGGAATGCCCGGAGTTGCCGCGGTATTAGGTGTAGCCGCTGTTATTTGCGTTGCCGCCGCGGTTGCTGGTGAAATGCTTCAAGACTTAAAAGTTGGACATATCCTTGGCGGTACTCCTTGGAAAATGCAGGTTGGTGATTTATTCGGAATTTTGGTTTCATCAGCGGTAATGTTTTTCCCATTATTAATATTGCACGAAGGTGATATTAAATCGGGCGGAACTGGTCTTGGCGGCGCAGCTTATCCAGCACCTCAAGCAAGTTTGATGGCAATTCTAGCAAAAGGAATTGTTGGCGGAGATATGGCTTGGCCTTTAATTATTGTTGGTGTAATAATGGCAATTGGATTTATTCTTGTCAAAGTTAAAAGTCCTATGCTTGTTTGCGTTGGTATGTACCTTCCGCTTGAAACAACATTCGCCATATTTATTGGTGGTGTTATAAAAGGTATTCTTGAAAAGATTTCTGAAAGAAAGAAAATGAATGAATCTCAAAAATCAAGAATAGAAAATAATGGAGTGCTGCTAGCTTCAGGATTAATTGCTGGTGAAGCCTTAATTGGATTAATTTTTGCGCTCTTCGCTGTAATCGAGTGGCAGACTCCTTCAATCTTCCAAAATCCATCATTTATAGTGAGCAGCGTTGTATTTCTTGTAGTTGGTTATTTACTGATTAAAACTCCATTATCAAATGCCGGAAGTCCTGATGAACCGGCTCCGCCATCTGTGGCTCATTAA
- a CDS encoding aminoacyl-histidine dipeptidase: MGDKLGKLKPELLWNHFEEICNIPHPSRKEQKLAQYVISVAKKNGLKYSTDDFGNIVIKKPATPGKENLTPVVLQGHLDMVAEKNSDVKHDFDKDPIQVFIDGDWVKAKGTTLGSDNGIGVAAALAVMEDKSLKHGPVEALFTLDEETGLNGAQALKQGFLSSDILLNLDSEEDGALYIGCAGGQNTMITFKPKLKDIPTKTAAIEIKVTGLKGGHSGLDIDTGKGNAIKIMARLLHELDYNYGIRLVSINGGSKHNAIPRECFTVVRVPNKNLGIIADHILAYNGVVKAELASVEPTLEVSFSEVKSKAKVFDKYTTVSLVDSLYAVQNGVIKMSADIPGLVETSTNLAVITTKGKKVDVTLSQRSSVESEKHDISNSVAALFNLAGSEVKRSDGYPGWKPDIHSPILKTMKAEFKKLYGNEPHIKAIHAGLECGIIKERYPQMDMISFGPTIMGAHSPDERVQISTVDKFWVLLTHVLENIPQKN; the protein is encoded by the coding sequence ATGGGTGATAAATTAGGAAAACTAAAACCGGAATTGTTATGGAATCATTTTGAAGAGATTTGCAATATTCCGCATCCTTCAAGAAAAGAACAAAAACTTGCGCAATATGTTATTTCGGTTGCTAAAAAAAATGGATTAAAATATTCAACCGATGATTTTGGAAATATAGTGATTAAAAAACCGGCAACTCCGGGTAAAGAAAATCTGACTCCGGTTGTTCTGCAAGGACATCTGGATATGGTTGCAGAAAAAAATTCAGATGTAAAACATGATTTTGATAAAGATCCAATTCAAGTTTTTATTGATGGCGATTGGGTTAAAGCTAAAGGTACAACTTTAGGTAGTGATAATGGAATTGGTGTAGCCGCGGCTTTAGCGGTTATGGAAGATAAATCACTGAAACATGGACCTGTTGAAGCTCTTTTTACACTTGATGAAGAAACCGGGTTAAATGGAGCTCAAGCTTTAAAGCAAGGATTCCTATCATCGGATATTCTTTTAAATCTTGATTCTGAAGAAGATGGAGCGTTATATATTGGCTGCGCCGGCGGACAAAATACAATGATTACTTTCAAACCGAAATTGAAAGATATCCCGACTAAAACTGCCGCAATTGAAATTAAGGTTACGGGATTGAAGGGTGGTCACTCCGGACTCGATATCGATACCGGAAAAGGTAACGCGATAAAAATTATGGCAAGATTACTACATGAACTCGATTATAATTATGGAATTCGTCTAGTTAGTATTAATGGTGGAAGCAAACACAATGCAATTCCAAGAGAATGTTTTACAGTAGTTAGAGTACCGAATAAAAATCTGGGAATAATCGCCGATCATATACTGGCTTATAATGGTGTTGTAAAAGCTGAACTAGCGAGCGTTGAACCTACACTAGAAGTTAGTTTTAGTGAAGTAAAGTCTAAGGCAAAAGTGTTCGATAAATATACCACCGTAAGTTTGGTTGATTCATTATATGCCGTACAAAACGGTGTAATAAAAATGAGTGCCGATATTCCGGGATTAGTGGAAACATCAACCAATCTTGCTGTAATTACCACTAAAGGTAAAAAAGTTGATGTAACCTTAAGTCAGAGAAGTTCAGTTGAATCGGAGAAGCATGATATTTCCAATTCAGTTGCGGCATTATTTAATTTGGCTGGTTCAGAAGTTAAGAGAAGTGATGGATATCCCGGTTGGAAACCAGATATACATTCTCCAATCTTAAAAACAATGAAAGCCGAATTCAAAAAATTGTATGGCAATGAACCACATATTAAAGCTATACATGCTGGACTTGAATGTGGAATAATTAAGGAAAGATATCCTCAAATGGATATGATTTCATTTGGCCCAACAATTATGGGCGCACACTCACCTGATGAAAGAGTTCAAATCAGTACTGTTGATAAATTCTGGGTTCTATTAACTCACGTACTTGAAAATATTCCTCAGAAAAATTGA